A single region of the Acinetobacter sp. WCHA45 genome encodes:
- the tsaA gene encoding tRNA (N6-threonylcarbamoyladenosine(37)-N6)-methyltransferase TrmO produces MPIIGYMHSPYQEKFGIPRQPNLVQVESYIELSEPYNDLSAFEGIEDFSHLWLLWQFHDNKNTDNSLNQMSKFRPQVRPPRLGGNQKIGVFATRSMYRPSPIGLSVVRFLRVEKCAKSVRMYVMGSDLLNKTPILDIKPYIHYSDAVMDSVSGYAQDEPIRKRVLWSELAQSIKHKFIQENDTQPRIFDELEQVLSLDPRPAYHDDASRIYKMKFSTFDVSFNVDDEKINILNLETLN; encoded by the coding sequence ATGCCGATCATCGGTTATATGCATTCTCCTTATCAGGAGAAATTTGGTATTCCAAGACAGCCAAATTTGGTGCAGGTGGAGTCCTATATAGAGTTGTCAGAACCTTATAATGATCTTTCGGCATTTGAGGGAATTGAAGACTTCAGTCATTTATGGTTATTGTGGCAATTCCATGATAATAAAAATACTGATAACTCCTTGAATCAAATGTCTAAATTCCGTCCACAAGTACGTCCACCTAGATTAGGTGGTAATCAAAAAATTGGAGTATTTGCAACGAGGAGTATGTATCGTCCATCTCCTATAGGTCTGTCGGTCGTTCGCTTTTTACGTGTTGAAAAATGTGCTAAGAGTGTTCGAATGTATGTGATGGGAAGTGATTTACTCAATAAAACTCCAATTTTGGATATTAAACCTTATATCCATTATTCAGATGCTGTGATGGATTCAGTCAGTGGCTATGCGCAAGACGAGCCGATTCGAAAGCGTGTTCTATGGAGCGAATTAGCACAATCGATTAAGCACAAGTTCATTCAAGAGAATGACACTCAGCCGAGAATCTTTGACGAGTTAGAACAAGTTTTATCTTTAGATCCACGGCCTGCTTATCATGATGATGCGAGTCGAATTTATAAAATGAAGTTTTCCACGTTCGATGTGAGTTTTAATGTTGACGATGAAAAGATCAACATATTAAACCTTGAAACTCTCAATTAG
- a CDS encoding MgtC/SapB family protein produces the protein MIFAVSLGCGLLIGLEREQSKAKRKTKTFAGFRTFAISSLLGTLCFLFNLEIGITGAILIGAISIASLKNQPDDPGVTTELALIMTYFIGAVCIWNINLAAGLAVTLTILLFAKQSLHGLANQWINESELRDGVLLLALILIALPLVPNQAFWGPVLNPYTILKLLSLILFVQALAHFAKRLLSSKNALVFSALASGFVSSTATIANLGMEVRNNGANSHVNAGAALMSCVSTLIQMLIIVASISLAWFKIIFLPTIISTIVLSIWALYLMRTSIGDGETIVTNDSSRMFSFKNAIIITFALSAIQAAVYALSLWLGSSGLILGTLIASLFEIHAAIAAIVVQAEPDTVQATTLMIALMIGLAAHALAKSINAALTGGYKFALAFIPAQIIHMTVLIIMFWMQQH, from the coding sequence ATGATTTTTGCTGTATCGCTCGGTTGTGGATTATTGATCGGTTTAGAACGAGAACAAAGCAAAGCTAAACGTAAGACCAAAACCTTTGCTGGTTTTAGAACCTTTGCAATTAGCTCTCTTTTAGGAACACTGTGCTTTTTATTTAATTTAGAAATAGGAATTACGGGGGCAATTTTAATTGGTGCTATAAGTATTGCATCACTTAAAAATCAACCTGATGATCCTGGTGTGACTACTGAACTTGCACTCATAATGACCTATTTCATTGGTGCTGTTTGCATATGGAATATCAATTTAGCTGCTGGGCTTGCAGTGACGCTGACCATTCTACTTTTTGCGAAACAATCACTTCACGGGCTCGCAAACCAGTGGATTAATGAAAGTGAATTAAGGGATGGCGTGCTACTACTGGCTTTAATACTGATTGCACTGCCCTTAGTGCCTAACCAAGCTTTTTGGGGACCTGTATTAAATCCCTATACAATTTTGAAATTATTAAGCCTCATACTATTTGTACAAGCATTAGCACATTTTGCCAAAAGACTTTTATCATCAAAAAATGCACTCGTCTTTTCTGCTTTGGCATCTGGTTTTGTCTCAAGCACAGCAACTATCGCAAATCTGGGTATGGAAGTTCGTAACAACGGTGCGAACTCTCATGTAAATGCTGGTGCTGCCTTGATGTCCTGCGTATCTACGCTTATTCAAATGCTCATTATTGTTGCAAGCATTAGCTTGGCTTGGTTCAAAATCATATTTTTGCCAACTATCATTTCTACCATCGTTCTATCTATTTGGGCTTTATATTTGATGCGGACATCTATTGGCGATGGTGAAACAATCGTAACCAATGATAGCAGCCGCATGTTCAGCTTCAAAAATGCCATCATTATTACTTTTGCCTTATCAGCAATTCAAGCCGCGGTATATGCTCTCAGCCTTTGGCTTGGTAGTTCAGGTCTGATTTTAGGTACATTAATCGCATCTCTTTTTGAAATACATGCGGCAATTGCTGCAATCGTTGTCCAAGCAGAGCCTGATACCGTTCAAGCAACAACACTTATGATTGCATTAATGATCGGACTTGCTGCTCATGCTTTAGCGAAAAGTATCAACGCTGCGCTAACAGGAGGATATAAATTTGCTCTTGCTTTTATTCCAGCCCAAATCATACATATGACTGTGTTAATTATCATGTTCTGGATGCAACAACACTAA
- a CDS encoding ferredoxin--NADP reductase, whose amino-acid sequence MAAFNVERITHVHHWNDTLFSFKTTRDTSLRFKNGQFVMIGLEVNGKPLMRAYSIASANYEEELEFFSIKVQDGPLTSILQKVQVGDEILISKKPTGTLVHDDLLPGKNLYLLSSGTGLAPFLALLRDPETYEKFEKVIMVHGTRYVSELAYQDLILNELPNHEFFEELGIKDKLIYYPTVTREPFHTQGRVTTAIESGQLFEKIGLPRFNRETDRAMLCGSPAFLKDVAALLDQHGLVESPRMGVMGDYVIERAFVEK is encoded by the coding sequence ATGGCTGCTTTTAACGTTGAACGCATTACTCATGTTCACCACTGGAATGACACGCTTTTCAGTTTTAAAACCACGCGCGATACAAGCTTACGTTTTAAAAATGGTCAGTTTGTGATGATCGGACTTGAAGTGAATGGTAAGCCTTTAATGCGTGCGTATTCGATTGCGAGTGCGAATTATGAAGAAGAACTCGAATTCTTCTCAATTAAAGTACAAGATGGTCCACTCACTTCTATCTTACAAAAAGTACAAGTGGGCGACGAAATCCTTATTTCTAAAAAACCTACAGGTACTCTTGTACATGATGATTTATTGCCAGGTAAAAACCTATATCTGTTATCTTCAGGTACAGGACTAGCACCATTCTTGGCTTTATTACGTGATCCTGAAACATATGAAAAATTTGAAAAAGTGATCATGGTTCACGGTACGCGTTATGTATCAGAGCTTGCATACCAAGATTTAATCTTAAATGAACTACCAAACCATGAGTTCTTTGAAGAATTGGGTATCAAAGATAAATTAATCTACTATCCAACAGTGACTCGTGAACCTTTCCACACCCAAGGTCGCGTTACAACCGCAATTGAATCTGGTCAATTATTTGAAAAAATTGGTTTGCCACGTTTCAATCGTGAAACTGACCGTGCAATGCTTTGTGGTAGCCCTGCTTTCCTAAAAGACGTGGCTGCTTTACTTGACCAACATGGTTTGGTTGAATCCCCTCGTATGGGTGTAATGGGTGATTATGTTATTGAACGTGCATTTGTTGAAAAATAA